TGACGCTGGGATTTAGTGGTGGAGGAATCTCCGAGACCACACTGTAGTCGGTGATTCCGCGCGAACTATCGGCGTTGAAAATGGTGTCGTTGTTCAAGTCAACTGCGATCACCCGATATCGACCGTTAATTACGACTGCCTGCGGGATCACAAAAAAAACGCGCGACCCAAACGGTTCCAATGAAATGTTGTAGGCCACGCGTTCAACTCCGCCTGGGATTCTGGGCAAGTGGCTAAGCAACGGCAGTACGCCGCTAGTGCTGGGGACCAGGACCTCTTCGTCGCGATCCACGGTCCAGCGACGCCCGTCGAAGTTAGTGAGTGCGATGCCGCGCCAGCGCAGCTCTGCAGGTACTCTGGAACCGGCAGCGAACTTCACATGCATCACGACATCGTTTGATTGCTGGATTTGGCCAATTTCACCCAAGCGCACTTCTTCGCTGAAGCCGGTTGAAATCCCATTTCGGGCAGCGAAAGCGCTGAGGTATCCGCCCGAAGTTTTGCGAGGTACGAGGAAGAACAGCGCTACGGTTCCTATCACAATCGTGATCACCAGCAGTGCGCAGGCCGCAGCCAGCGCTCCAGGAACTCGGCGAAGATCGCGAACCTTCAGTGGATCGGTAGGGACATTTGGCTGGGCGGCGATCCACGTACGCCGCATCTCCATACTGACGAACGTCATCACCGCCAGCATCACGAACACACAGAAGATGGCGAAGAAGATCGAATCCACTGTGAGAACGGAGGCTGTGAGCACCATGCCGAACGAAAGGATCGCCAGGTACACAAAGTCTCGATCGCGGTGGACGGAGAAAATCTTCACAATGGCCGCAAACAGCACCATGTGCACAATCGCGCCGAGAAAAGCGCGTGAGAGCAGCAAGTAATCGAGCGCAAAGAAGAACAGATAACCGAGCGTCAGATAGTTCGTCCAGCGCTCTGGAATGAGAACAGTACTCCGCCGGATCAGCAGAAAACCCTTGACCACTAGGGTGAAAAGTCCGATGAAAACGGAGGAGCCATCGAGCTTGCCCGTGCCAGCCAGGGCGGCAAAACCGGTGAAAAGCATGAAATACAGCGAAACCTCGAAAAATCGCTGTATGACCGGATGGGCCTGCCGGGTTTCAACTGCACTGATTACAGCCATTCTGACCTTTTCCAGTCTAGCCGACCGGCCTTCACCGGGCAGTTGCGCCATTCCAGCCTTCATCTGGGTGGGACCCCGCCGGGTGTTGGATTGAACTCAATCCAAGGATTGAGTTCTTACGAACCATAGCTTCCGGCGCTGTCAGTGGCACAGATCGGAGAGGTCGACACCACCGAGGCGTTTGATATGTAATGACTTACACCAATAAATGAGGCATTCCGAATCGAAAACTCTTGATGGGGTAACCCCGAAATTTCCACGGGGTAACGCCGAGATTTCCACGGGGTTACCCCGGAATTTCCGCAGGGTAACCCCATGTTTCCGTGGCGTTACCCCACGACAACGCGGTTCTCACGCTGGACTTGGGGACACAGTGGACGCCGTGGACATCTTTTAAGCA
This genomic interval from Terriglobales bacterium contains the following:
- a CDS encoding DUF3488 and transglutaminase-like domain-containing protein; its protein translation is MAVISAVETRQAHPVIQRFFEVSLYFMLFTGFAALAGTGKLDGSSVFIGLFTLVVKGFLLIRRSTVLIPERWTNYLTLGYLFFFALDYLLLSRAFLGAIVHMVLFAAIVKIFSVHRDRDFVYLAILSFGMVLTASVLTVDSIFFAIFCVFVMLAVMTFVSMEMRRTWIAAQPNVPTDPLKVRDLRRVPGALAAACALLVITIVIGTVALFFLVPRKTSGGYLSAFAARNGISTGFSEEVRLGEIGQIQQSNDVVMHVKFAAGSRVPAELRWRGIALTNFDGRRWTVDRDEEVLVPSTSGVLPLLSHLPRIPGGVERVAYNISLEPFGSRVFFVIPQAVVINGRYRVIAVDLNNDTIFNADSSRGITDYSVVSEIPPPLNPSVIGGNGPSVDRRYLQLPNYVDARIPALARHVTENEPTTFRKASAIERYLATTYGYTLQLPLVPPKDPVANFLFERKMGHCEYFASAMAVMLRTLGIPSRVVNGFRGGVYNDITGSYIVRARDAHSWVEAYFPEYGWYTFDPTPGGAQPATDGFNRAFLYVDAMREFWHEWVVNYDTGHQTSLAISAARRGRSEFEHLRDWFVSIYQSSVRRARAVGENVQEHAEAWIWWTSAGLILLFGFLAGPKFNRAMRRLQIARKPALEPHSAATIWYGRALRLLSKKGIRKSGTQTPQEFLRAVPASAIRYQVERFTIHYERARFGDSASDAEKLPELYRELEEEVKK